From Burkholderiales bacterium, the proteins below share one genomic window:
- the hda gene encoding DnaA regulatory inactivator Hda, with protein MQQLTLELTPPPPPTLENFVPGRNAEVLAALRALLEGRAGERFVYLWGGRGCGKSHLAAGFLAAAAALGLTTGQVRAGEEALSPAELARRGAVAVEDVGRLNDAQQIALFDLINRMQEGTALLLVTGSVPPMRLRLRPELATRLAQGLIYQVHCLSDEDKAQALMAHARERGFTLGGDVAAYLLRTWQRDLPSLMGLLEALDRYSLQVKRPITLPLVREVLALLAHETPASASRER; from the coding sequence ATGCAGCAGCTCACCCTGGAGCTCACGCCACCGCCACCACCCACCCTGGAGAATTTCGTTCCCGGCAGAAACGCCGAGGTGCTGGCCGCCCTGCGTGCCCTGCTCGAGGGGCGCGCGGGGGAGCGCTTCGTCTACCTGTGGGGGGGCCGCGGTTGTGGCAAGAGCCACCTCGCGGCGGGTTTTCTGGCCGCGGCCGCCGCCCTGGGGCTCACCACCGGCCAGGTGCGGGCGGGCGAGGAGGCGCTTTCGCCTGCGGAACTCGCCCGCCGGGGCGCCGTGGCGGTGGAGGACGTGGGACGGCTCAATGATGCCCAACAGATTGCCCTCTTCGACCTCATCAACCGCATGCAGGAAGGCACAGCGTTGCTCCTCGTCACCGGCAGTGTACCCCCCATGCGGCTGCGCCTGCGGCCGGAGCTGGCCACCCGGCTTGCGCAGGGACTGATCTACCAGGTGCACTGTCTGTCGGACGAGGACAAGGCCCAGGCCCTGATGGCCCATGCCCGGGAACGGGGCTTCACCCTCGGCGGGGATGTGGCGGCCTATCTTCTGCGCACCTGGCAGCGGGATCTGCCTTCCCTCATGGGGCTGCTCGAGGCCCTCGACCGCTATTCGCTGCAGGTCAAGCGGCCCATCACGCTGCCCCTGGTGCGGGAGGTGTTGGCCCTCCTTGCTCACGAAACGCCGGCATCGGCATCACGGGAGCGCTGA
- the trxA gene encoding thioredoxin: MATVELTKDNFEETVLNNDLVLVDFWAPWCGPCQSFAPVYEAVSERYPDVVFGKVNTEEEPEIAGYFQIRSIPTLMVFRERIILFSQAGALPPQALEQVVEGAKSLDMDQVRAEIAAEQAAADKG; encoded by the coding sequence ATGGCCACCGTGGAACTGACCAAAGACAATTTCGAGGAAACCGTCCTCAACAACGATCTCGTGCTCGTGGATTTCTGGGCCCCCTGGTGCGGTCCCTGCCAATCCTTCGCCCCCGTCTATGAAGCCGTCTCGGAGCGCTATCCGGACGTGGTGTTCGGCAAGGTGAATACCGAGGAGGAGCCCGAGATTGCCGGCTACTTCCAGATCCGTTCCATTCCCACGCTGATGGTCTTCCGCGAGCGGATCATCCTTTTCTCCCAGGCGGGTGCGCTCCCCCCCCAGGCCCTGGAACAGGTGGTGGAAGGCGCCAAATCCCTGGACATGGACCAGGTGCGCGCGGAAATCGCCGCCGAGCAGGCCGCTGCCGACAAGGGGTAG
- a CDS encoding ABC transporter ATP-binding protein/permease: MRIRHYGPAPKNRNDWKTIRTLLPYLWEFRWRVALALALLVLAKVANVAVPLMLKHIVDALDKPRPELVLPVAFLLGYGLLRFASTLFGELRDAVFAKVTQRAIRRVALKVFSHLHALPVRFHLERQTGGVSRDIERGTRGIGFLLNFMLFNILPTLVEIGLVAGILIVHYDIRFALIVLATLLVYVAFTLFVTEWRMVFRRTMNDMDSKANTRAIDSLLNYETVKYFGNEAFETRRYDESLQVWEKAAIRNQTSLAALNAGQSFIIAVGVTLLMFLAAEGVIEGTMTLGDLVLVNAYMIQIYLPLHFLGFVYREIKHSLADMEKMFGLLEVTPEIRDKPGAPELKVTRGEIRFEHVDFAYEPRRQILFDVSFVVPPGRTVAVVGHSGAGKSTLSRLLFRFYDVTGGRILIDGQDIRDVTQKSLRAAIGIVPQDTVLFNDTIYYNIAYGRPDASREEVIAAAKAAHIHDFIESLPDKYDTLVGERGLKLSGGEKQRVAIARALLKNPRILIFDEATSALDSKSEKAIQAELRRIAENRTTLVIAHRLSTIVDADRILVMDHGRIVEAGTHRELLEANGLYAHMWALQQQEDADGAPLAAVSL; encoded by the coding sequence ATGCGTATCCGGCATTACGGCCCGGCGCCGAAAAACCGCAACGACTGGAAGACCATCCGCACCCTGCTGCCCTATCTGTGGGAGTTCCGCTGGCGGGTGGCGTTGGCCCTTGCCCTGCTGGTGCTGGCCAAGGTGGCCAACGTGGCCGTCCCCCTCATGCTCAAGCACATCGTCGATGCCCTGGACAAACCCCGTCCGGAGCTGGTGCTGCCCGTCGCCTTCCTCCTCGGCTACGGCCTGCTGCGCTTTGCCAGCACCCTCTTTGGCGAACTGCGCGATGCAGTGTTCGCCAAGGTCACCCAGCGGGCCATCCGTCGTGTGGCGCTCAAGGTGTTCAGCCATCTGCACGCGCTGCCGGTGCGCTTTCACCTGGAGCGGCAGACGGGAGGGGTGTCCCGCGACATCGAACGCGGCACCCGGGGCATCGGCTTCCTGCTCAATTTCATGCTGTTCAATATTTTGCCCACCCTGGTGGAAATCGGGCTGGTGGCAGGCATCCTCATCGTCCACTACGACATCCGCTTTGCCCTCATCGTGCTGGCCACCCTCCTTGTCTATGTGGCCTTCACCCTGTTCGTCACGGAATGGCGCATGGTTTTCCGCCGCACCATGAACGACATGGATTCCAAAGCCAACACCCGCGCCATCGACAGCCTGCTCAACTACGAGACGGTCAAGTATTTCGGCAACGAAGCGTTCGAGACGCGGCGCTATGACGAAAGCCTGCAGGTGTGGGAAAAGGCGGCCATCCGCAACCAGACTTCGCTTGCCGCCCTCAACGCCGGCCAGAGTTTCATCATCGCCGTCGGCGTCACCCTGCTCATGTTCCTCGCCGCGGAAGGGGTGATCGAGGGCACCATGACCCTCGGCGATCTGGTGCTGGTCAACGCCTACATGATCCAGATTTACCTGCCGCTACACTTCCTCGGCTTCGTCTATCGGGAGATCAAGCACTCCCTGGCGGACATGGAAAAGATGTTCGGGCTGCTCGAAGTCACCCCGGAAATCCGCGACAAGCCCGGTGCACCGGAACTCAAGGTGACGCGGGGCGAGATCCGTTTCGAGCACGTGGATTTCGCCTATGAGCCACGACGCCAGATTCTCTTCGATGTCAGCTTCGTCGTGCCACCGGGCAGGACCGTGGCCGTGGTGGGCCACAGCGGGGCCGGCAAATCCACGCTGTCGCGCCTGCTGTTCCGTTTCTATGACGTCACCGGCGGCCGCATCCTCATCGACGGCCAGGACATCCGCGATGTCACCCAGAAAAGCCTGCGTGCGGCCATCGGCATCGTGCCCCAGGACACGGTGCTGTTCAACGACACGATCTACTACAACATCGCCTATGGCCGACCCGATGCCAGCCGCGAGGAAGTCATCGCCGCCGCCAAGGCCGCCCACATCCACGACTTCATCGAAAGCCTGCCGGACAAATACGATACCCTGGTGGGGGAACGGGGCCTCAAGCTTTCCGGCGGTGAAAAGCAGCGCGTGGCCATCGCCCGCGCCCTGCTCAAGAATCCGCGCATCCTCATTTTCGATGAAGCGACTTCAGCGCTGGACTCCAAATCGGAAAAGGCCATCCAGGCGGAACTGCGGCGCATCGCCGAAAACCGCACCACCCTCGTCATCGCCCATCGCCTGTCCACCATCGTCGATGCCGACCGCATCCTGGTCATGGACCATGGCCGCATCGTCGAAGCCGGCACCCACCGGGAACTTCTGGAGGCAAACGGTCTCTACGCCCACATGTGGGCCCTGCAGCAGCAGGAAGACGCAGACGGCGCACCGCTTGCCGCCGTCTCCCTGTAA